A region from the Drosophila mauritiana strain mau12 chromosome 2L, ASM438214v1, whole genome shotgun sequence genome encodes:
- the LOC117139225 gene encoding UHRF1-binding protein 1 isoform X1, with the protein MVSLIKNQLLKHLSIYTKNLSSDKINLSTFRGEGELSNLELDERVLTELLELPSWLRLTSAWCNHVSFRISWTKLKSVPITLTLDEVRITIETCNPTTRDAGGGSGAGGAGSPTAAAAAALPQVPQGKYSFIHKVVDGITIVVNTVNVNFVSAAFTASVQMSRIRVESKTPKWANADLRLTRLKDAQKGIILIFKELSWQTVRIEASSTQDKSLTPLRLLTNHARCRITIRKRLSDCSLLASRLVLILDDLLWVLTDSQLKAALHFVDSLSGLIKAATHATQKTKAARKMQTLPEYKAQVEQQQNRLSESAHTTNAQRMFNAFDVRETSYHFFSQRIDLHLCDDEGDGRSSYPDLDKGGALQVSVTAFQVDYYPYHLAKSDRSHWAKYKEASVAPALWLKESLNAFREAVLNLSQPNRPATHAPLERSTPASPIMLSASMLGSQHGAGSFSNGSSTPTAAGLAGVSGGSAGSGTASMNSQLSQAAQQRSTLENLAKLMSSCVILRIEDFTLYRVTTSGKKAMPKEFVSAQHKRKTKSSGDKDRYSFPAEMPIIHAEYTYFYYPGDFVFPLPPSKVFVHVNPIQVHFDLSSILWLNSFGLNLHESLLRTSVGSQSTLHPQQQLPRGSIASNGSNGTQMAGVNVEQEPNLMYMDVKVEAIMPRIVMEAALDAPSQKDRPKTMQIQVSRFALTNIREMGSSRADLAQALHSLQEGSLVFGSGFPSKEGDMCIVTDRILSHVAASDVSMMSPVSPTGQQLPRSASTQYLSRYVMWLEPRDVWCIKLDPVWVDFLGARSLGPNKSIPFVDAVPITLWLHSGSAQAQLDVGKSGTAGSMESMGMPPLPTLPPLQPCNPFLSDEDVRLAGVASGASPPAPAPDRTADVHAIAHISNLVSLQIDHYQLLFLLRLAEELNEMSTFLNLDAERILQKQNEQKSIIFGCVVPQIEVTLVMPSPTPGKESSGGDAESVVPDSASLGDDLHMNSGNITWPTPPPLDQLKSNTFGSVETPSPVTNDPPFDNGIHISNPNTHGYNVQIQSTPTMASSTASQGSRPDTGISTQSQSQTQSISSASKSGKSTAARSGATDTVPSLTKEINSGLLSMKKGFSSFMTSIDSAIKSGTPNDDASDTFSIQSDISSDSDNFANVLGDDKTMDCMDVMFRLNPFTTDNMKASPVEMASEVYEEQPSSYKTNMSSPSEPSEGSTWRRRDLVSMATFRLTTVELIRQQEGPKSSVRLQVAAVSCDECGAIPWDELQIAHQANKTKFGARCKAWNLAPYNPEAPPCIRMRLEETLNMPKEIEGIIDRKRIQSWITHHAEIRVKDINMDLSMSTVIGLGDLAEDELISPPMPVTVNLENVRINLLEDRPPVNITSPGPIPINLCIGRMRLERDQSGLLNIQPIDTNMSDAQHQALGSALFGAPRERDRELLSMQLVMQQMKLDNDQLRRQLVDSKVNTDNYRHKTKQEADVLRSYLKAAQDDISILLEEKKALLDTIRSLQVQLTSSNMSRKSDGNR; encoded by the exons CTACACGAAGAACCTATCCTCGGACAAAATCAATCTGAGCACCTTCCGCGGCGAGGGCGAGCTCTCGAATCTGGAGTTGGATGAACGGGTGCTCACCGAGCTGCTGGAGCTACCTAGCTGGCTGCGCCTCACATCCGCCTGGTGCAACCATGTCTCCTTCCGGATTAGTTGGACCAAGTTGAAGAGCGTCCCCATAACGCTG ACTTTGGATGAAGTGCGCATCACCATCGAGACCTGCAATCCAACGACTCGCGATGCAGGCGGAGGATCTGGAGCCGGTGGAGCAGGATCTCCCACCGCTGCAGCCGCTGCTGCACTGCCACAAGTGCCACAGGGTAAATACAGCTTCATCCACAAGGTGGTCGACGGCATAACCATTGTGGTCAACACGGTGAATGTGAATTTCGTGAGCGCCGCCTTCACCGCCTCCGTTCAGATGTCGCGCATTCGCGTGGAGTCCAAGACACCCAAGTGGGCGAATGCCGATCTGCGGCTGACGCGACTCAAGGATGCGCAGAAGGGCATCATACTGATCTTCAAGGAGCTCTCCTGGCAGACGGTGCGCATCGAGGCCAGCTCGACGCAGGACAAGTCACTGACGCCCCTGCGCCTGCTCACCAATCACGCCAGGTGCCGCATCACGATCCGGAAACGGCTGTCCGACTGTTCGCTGCTCGCTTCCCGCCTGGTCCTCATCCTGGACGATCTGTTGTGGGTGCTCACTGACTCGCAGCTAAAAGCGGCTCTGCATTTTGTGGACTCCCTGTCAGGATTAATCAAGGCCGCCACTCATGCCACCCAGAAAACGAAGGCAGCTCGCAAAATGCAG ACACTGCCCGAGTACAAGGCCCaggtggagcagcagcagaatcGTCTGTCCGAATCCGCCCATACGACGAATGCGCAACGCATGTTCAACGCCTTCGATGTGCGCGAGACATCGTATCACTTCTTTAGCCAGCGCATCGATTTGCATTTGTGCGACGACGAGGGCGACGGGCGCTCCAGCTACCCGGACTTGGACAAGGGCGGGGCGCTACAGGTCTCGGTGACAGCCTTTCAGGTGGACTACTATCCCTACCACCTGGCCAAATCGGATCGCTCACATTGGGCCAAGTACAAGGAGGCTTCGGTGGCGCCAGCTCTCTGGCTGAAGGAATCACTGAATGCCTTCCGTGAGGCCGTACTTAACTTGAGCCAGCCGAACCGACCGGCCACGCATGCGCCGCTGGAACGGAGCACTCCCGCCTCACCGATTATGCTCAGTGCCAGCATGCTGGGCTCGCAGCACGGTGCCGGCAGCTTCTCCAATGGCAGCAGCACGCCGACAGCAGCAGGATTGGCGGGGGTATCGGGTGGATCGGCTGGTTCCGGAACCGCCTCCATGAACAGTCAGTTGTCGCAGGCAGCGCAGCAACGAAGCACTCTGGAGAACCTGGCCAAGCTGATGAGCTCTTGTGTGATCCTGCGCATCGAGGACTTCACCTTGTACCGGGTCACTACATCGGGAAAGAAGGCTATGCCCAAGGAATTTGTTTCGG CGCAACATAAAAGGAAGACCAAATCCTCAG GTGACAAGGATCGGTACTCGTTTCCCGCCGAGATGCCCATCATCCATGCGGAATATACTTACTTCTACTACCCCGGAGACTTTGTCTTCCCAT TGCCACCATCCAAGGTCTTTGTGCATGTGAATCCAATTCAGGTACATTTCGATCTCAGCTCAATACTATGGCTCAACTCCTTTGGCCTCAATCTGCACGAGAGCTTGCTGCGCACGAGCGTGGGATCCCAGAGCACTCTGCATCCGCAACAGCAGCTGCCACGCGGCTCGATTGCCTCCAATGGCTCCAATGGCACACAGATGGCCGGCGTCAATGTTGAGCAGGAGCCAAATCTGATGTACATGGATGTCAAGGTGGAAGCGATTATGCCGCGCATCGTCATGGAGGCGGCGTTGGATGCGCCCAGTCAAAAGGATCGGCCGAAGACCATGCAGATACAGGTGTCCCGGTTCGCGTTGACTAACATCCGGGAAATGGGCAGCTCAAGGGCGGATCTGGCCCAGGCACTGCACTCCCTGCAGGAGGGATCGCTGGTGTTTGGCTCCGGTTTTCCCTCCAAGGAGGGCGATATGTGCATCGTAACGGATCGCATTCTGTCGCATGTGGCTGCCTCGGATGTGAGCATGATGTCACCCGTTTCGCCGACGGGTCAGCAACTGCCCCGTTCAGCCTCCACGCAGTACCTATCCCGTTATGTCATGTGGCTGGAGCCGCGGGATGTGTGGTGCATTAAGCTGGACCCGGTGTGGGTGGATTTCCTGGGCGCCCGCTCACTGGGCCCCAACAAATCCATTCCGTTCGTGGACGCGGTCCCCATCACACTGTGGCTGCACTCCGGCTCCGCCCAGGCACAACTGGATGTGGGAAAGAGCGGGACGGCGGGCAGTATGGAGAGCATGGGCATGCCCCCGTTGCCCACGCTGCCGCCACTCCAGCCGTGCAATCCCTTCCTGAGCGACGAGGATGTGCGTCTAGCTGGCGTCGCCTCGGGAGCTTCGCCTCCGGCTCCTGCTCCAGATCGCACGGCAGATGTGCATGCCATTGCACATATATCTAACCTGGTCAGCCTGCAGATCGATCACTACCAGCTGCTCTTCCTGCTGCGCCTCGCTGAGGAATTGAACGAGATGTCTACCTTCCTGAATCTGGACGCCGAGCGCATATTGCAAAAG CAAAACGAACAAAAGTCGATAATATTTGGGTGCGTTGTGCCGCAGATCGAGGTGACGCTCGTGATGCCATCGCCAACACCTGGTAAGGAATCAAGTGGTGGTGATGCTGAAAGTGTCGTACCCGATTCAGCTAGTTTGGGTGATGATTTACACATGAATA GCGGCAACATAACCTGGCCAACACCACCGCCATTGGACCAGCTAAAGAGCAATACTTTCGGCAGCGTGGAAACACCGTCTCCGGTGACCAATGATCCGCCTTTCGACAATGGCATACACATATCCAATCCTAACACGCATGG CTATAATGTTCAGATACAGAGTACGCCGACGATGGCGTCTTCCACGGCTAGCCAAGGATCTCGTCCGGATACGGGTATATCCACGCAATCCCAGTCCCAAACGCAATCGATCTCGTCCGCCTCGAAGAGTGGCAAGAGTACAGCTGCTCGATCGGGGGCAACTGACACCGTGCCCAGTCTCACCAAGGAGATCAACTCTGGTCTGCTGTCCATGAAGAAGGGCTTCTCCAGCTTCATGACTTCCATTGACTCGGCCATCAAGTCGGGCACGCCCAATGACGATGCCAGTGATACCTTCTCCATACAGAGCGACATTAGCTCCGATTCGGATAACTTTGCCAACGTACTGGGCGATGACAAGACCATGGATTGCATGGATGTTATGTTCCGACTCAATCCCTTCACCACTGACAACATGAAGGCTTCGCCCGTGGAGATGGCCAGTGAAGTGTATGAGGAGCAGCCGAGTAGCTACAAAACAAACATGTCTTCCCCATCCGAGCCATCGGAAGGCAGCACCTGGCGGCGACGCGATCTGGTGTCCATGGCCACCTTCAG ATTGACCACCGTGGAGCTTATTCGTCAGCAGGAGGGCCCCAAATCTTCTGTTCGCTTGCAGGTGGCCGCCGTTTCCTGTGACGAATGTGGAGCCATTCCCTGGGATGAGTTGCAG ATCGCGCATCAAGCAAACAAG ACGAAGTTCGGAGCACGCTGCAAGGCTTGGAATCTGGCGCCATACAATCCAGAGGCTCCACCGTGCATCCGGATGCGCTTGGAGGAGACTCTGAATATGCCAAAGGAAATTGAGGGCATCATCGATCGCAAACGCATCCAGAG CTGGATCACTCACCACGCCGAGATTCGGGTGAAAGATATCAATATGGATCTGTCGATGAGCACCGTAATTGGACTGGGTGATCTGGCCGAGGATGAGCTCATTTCCCCGCCCATGCCAGTGACC GTAAATCTGGAAAATGTGCGGATCAACTTGCTTGAGGACCGCCCACCCGTAAATATTACCTCACCGGGTCCCATCCCCATAAATCTGTGCATTGGTCGCATGCGTTTGGAGCGTGACCAGAGCGGATTGCTCAACATTCAGCCTATAG ATACCAACATGAGTGACGCACAGCATCAGGCGTTGGGCAGTGCCTTATTTGGAGCACCTCGAGAACGCGATCGGGAGCTGTTATCCATGCAGCTGGTGATGCAGCAGATGAAACTGGACAACGATCAGCTGCGCCGGCAGCTTGTGGACTCCAAAGTGAATACGGATAACTATAG GCACAAGACCAAACAGGAGGCGGATGTGCTGCGATCGTATTTGAAGGCCGCCCAGGACGATATAAGCATATTGCTGGAGGAGAAGAAAGCTTTGCTGGACACCATCCGTTCCTTGCAG GTACAACTGACCTCATCGAATATGAGCCGAAAGAGTGATGGAAACAGGTAG
- the LOC117139225 gene encoding UHRF1-binding protein 1 isoform X3, whose protein sequence is MVSLIKNQLLKHLSIYTKNLSSDKINLSTFRGEGELSNLELDERVLTELLELPSWLRLTSAWCNHVSFRISWTKLKSVPITLTLDEVRITIETCNPTTRDAGGGSGAGGAGSPTAAAAAALPQVPQGKYSFIHKVVDGITIVVNTVNVNFVSAAFTASVQMSRIRVESKTPKWANADLRLTRLKDAQKGIILIFKELSWQTVRIEASSTQDKSLTPLRLLTNHARCRITIRKRLSDCSLLASRLVLILDDLLWVLTDSQLKAALHFVDSLSGLIKAATHATQKTKAARKMQTLPEYKAQVEQQQNRLSESAHTTNAQRMFNAFDVRETSYHFFSQRIDLHLCDDEGDGRSSYPDLDKGGALQVSVTAFQVDYYPYHLAKSDRSHWAKYKEASVAPALWLKESLNAFREAVLNLSQPNRPATHAPLERSTPASPIMLSASMLGSQHGAGSFSNGSSTPTAAGLAGVSGGSAGSGTASMNSQLSQAAQQRSTLENLAKLMSSCVILRIEDFTLYRVTTSGKKAMPKEFVSGDKDRYSFPAEMPIIHAEYTYFYYPGDFVFPLPPSKVFVHVNPIQVHFDLSSILWLNSFGLNLHESLLRTSVGSQSTLHPQQQLPRGSIASNGSNGTQMAGVNVEQEPNLMYMDVKVEAIMPRIVMEAALDAPSQKDRPKTMQIQVSRFALTNIREMGSSRADLAQALHSLQEGSLVFGSGFPSKEGDMCIVTDRILSHVAASDVSMMSPVSPTGQQLPRSASTQYLSRYVMWLEPRDVWCIKLDPVWVDFLGARSLGPNKSIPFVDAVPITLWLHSGSAQAQLDVGKSGTAGSMESMGMPPLPTLPPLQPCNPFLSDEDVRLAGVASGASPPAPAPDRTADVHAIAHISNLVSLQIDHYQLLFLLRLAEELNEMSTFLNLDAERILQKQNEQKSIIFGCVVPQIEVTLVMPSPTPGKESSGGDAESVVPDSASLGDDLHMNSGNITWPTPPPLDQLKSNTFGSVETPSPVTNDPPFDNGIHISNPNTHGYNVQIQSTPTMASSTASQGSRPDTGISTQSQSQTQSISSASKSGKSTAARSGATDTVPSLTKEINSGLLSMKKGFSSFMTSIDSAIKSGTPNDDASDTFSIQSDISSDSDNFANVLGDDKTMDCMDVMFRLNPFTTDNMKASPVEMASEVYEEQPSSYKTNMSSPSEPSEGSTWRRRDLVSMATFRLTTVELIRQQEGPKSSVRLQVAAVSCDECGAIPWDELQIAHQANKTKFGARCKAWNLAPYNPEAPPCIRMRLEETLNMPKEIEGIIDRKRIQSWITHHAEIRVKDINMDLSMSTVIGLGDLAEDELISPPMPVTVNLENVRINLLEDRPPVNITSPGPIPINLCIGRMRLERDQSGLLNIQPIDTNMSDAQHQALGSALFGAPRERDRELLSMQLVMQQMKLDNDQLRRQLVDSKVNTDNYRHKTKQEADVLRSYLKAAQDDISILLEEKKALLDTIRSLQVQLTSSNMSRKSDGNR, encoded by the exons CTACACGAAGAACCTATCCTCGGACAAAATCAATCTGAGCACCTTCCGCGGCGAGGGCGAGCTCTCGAATCTGGAGTTGGATGAACGGGTGCTCACCGAGCTGCTGGAGCTACCTAGCTGGCTGCGCCTCACATCCGCCTGGTGCAACCATGTCTCCTTCCGGATTAGTTGGACCAAGTTGAAGAGCGTCCCCATAACGCTG ACTTTGGATGAAGTGCGCATCACCATCGAGACCTGCAATCCAACGACTCGCGATGCAGGCGGAGGATCTGGAGCCGGTGGAGCAGGATCTCCCACCGCTGCAGCCGCTGCTGCACTGCCACAAGTGCCACAGGGTAAATACAGCTTCATCCACAAGGTGGTCGACGGCATAACCATTGTGGTCAACACGGTGAATGTGAATTTCGTGAGCGCCGCCTTCACCGCCTCCGTTCAGATGTCGCGCATTCGCGTGGAGTCCAAGACACCCAAGTGGGCGAATGCCGATCTGCGGCTGACGCGACTCAAGGATGCGCAGAAGGGCATCATACTGATCTTCAAGGAGCTCTCCTGGCAGACGGTGCGCATCGAGGCCAGCTCGACGCAGGACAAGTCACTGACGCCCCTGCGCCTGCTCACCAATCACGCCAGGTGCCGCATCACGATCCGGAAACGGCTGTCCGACTGTTCGCTGCTCGCTTCCCGCCTGGTCCTCATCCTGGACGATCTGTTGTGGGTGCTCACTGACTCGCAGCTAAAAGCGGCTCTGCATTTTGTGGACTCCCTGTCAGGATTAATCAAGGCCGCCACTCATGCCACCCAGAAAACGAAGGCAGCTCGCAAAATGCAG ACACTGCCCGAGTACAAGGCCCaggtggagcagcagcagaatcGTCTGTCCGAATCCGCCCATACGACGAATGCGCAACGCATGTTCAACGCCTTCGATGTGCGCGAGACATCGTATCACTTCTTTAGCCAGCGCATCGATTTGCATTTGTGCGACGACGAGGGCGACGGGCGCTCCAGCTACCCGGACTTGGACAAGGGCGGGGCGCTACAGGTCTCGGTGACAGCCTTTCAGGTGGACTACTATCCCTACCACCTGGCCAAATCGGATCGCTCACATTGGGCCAAGTACAAGGAGGCTTCGGTGGCGCCAGCTCTCTGGCTGAAGGAATCACTGAATGCCTTCCGTGAGGCCGTACTTAACTTGAGCCAGCCGAACCGACCGGCCACGCATGCGCCGCTGGAACGGAGCACTCCCGCCTCACCGATTATGCTCAGTGCCAGCATGCTGGGCTCGCAGCACGGTGCCGGCAGCTTCTCCAATGGCAGCAGCACGCCGACAGCAGCAGGATTGGCGGGGGTATCGGGTGGATCGGCTGGTTCCGGAACCGCCTCCATGAACAGTCAGTTGTCGCAGGCAGCGCAGCAACGAAGCACTCTGGAGAACCTGGCCAAGCTGATGAGCTCTTGTGTGATCCTGCGCATCGAGGACTTCACCTTGTACCGGGTCACTACATCGGGAAAGAAGGCTATGCCCAAGGAATTTGTTTCGG GTGACAAGGATCGGTACTCGTTTCCCGCCGAGATGCCCATCATCCATGCGGAATATACTTACTTCTACTACCCCGGAGACTTTGTCTTCCCAT TGCCACCATCCAAGGTCTTTGTGCATGTGAATCCAATTCAGGTACATTTCGATCTCAGCTCAATACTATGGCTCAACTCCTTTGGCCTCAATCTGCACGAGAGCTTGCTGCGCACGAGCGTGGGATCCCAGAGCACTCTGCATCCGCAACAGCAGCTGCCACGCGGCTCGATTGCCTCCAATGGCTCCAATGGCACACAGATGGCCGGCGTCAATGTTGAGCAGGAGCCAAATCTGATGTACATGGATGTCAAGGTGGAAGCGATTATGCCGCGCATCGTCATGGAGGCGGCGTTGGATGCGCCCAGTCAAAAGGATCGGCCGAAGACCATGCAGATACAGGTGTCCCGGTTCGCGTTGACTAACATCCGGGAAATGGGCAGCTCAAGGGCGGATCTGGCCCAGGCACTGCACTCCCTGCAGGAGGGATCGCTGGTGTTTGGCTCCGGTTTTCCCTCCAAGGAGGGCGATATGTGCATCGTAACGGATCGCATTCTGTCGCATGTGGCTGCCTCGGATGTGAGCATGATGTCACCCGTTTCGCCGACGGGTCAGCAACTGCCCCGTTCAGCCTCCACGCAGTACCTATCCCGTTATGTCATGTGGCTGGAGCCGCGGGATGTGTGGTGCATTAAGCTGGACCCGGTGTGGGTGGATTTCCTGGGCGCCCGCTCACTGGGCCCCAACAAATCCATTCCGTTCGTGGACGCGGTCCCCATCACACTGTGGCTGCACTCCGGCTCCGCCCAGGCACAACTGGATGTGGGAAAGAGCGGGACGGCGGGCAGTATGGAGAGCATGGGCATGCCCCCGTTGCCCACGCTGCCGCCACTCCAGCCGTGCAATCCCTTCCTGAGCGACGAGGATGTGCGTCTAGCTGGCGTCGCCTCGGGAGCTTCGCCTCCGGCTCCTGCTCCAGATCGCACGGCAGATGTGCATGCCATTGCACATATATCTAACCTGGTCAGCCTGCAGATCGATCACTACCAGCTGCTCTTCCTGCTGCGCCTCGCTGAGGAATTGAACGAGATGTCTACCTTCCTGAATCTGGACGCCGAGCGCATATTGCAAAAG CAAAACGAACAAAAGTCGATAATATTTGGGTGCGTTGTGCCGCAGATCGAGGTGACGCTCGTGATGCCATCGCCAACACCTGGTAAGGAATCAAGTGGTGGTGATGCTGAAAGTGTCGTACCCGATTCAGCTAGTTTGGGTGATGATTTACACATGAATA GCGGCAACATAACCTGGCCAACACCACCGCCATTGGACCAGCTAAAGAGCAATACTTTCGGCAGCGTGGAAACACCGTCTCCGGTGACCAATGATCCGCCTTTCGACAATGGCATACACATATCCAATCCTAACACGCATGG CTATAATGTTCAGATACAGAGTACGCCGACGATGGCGTCTTCCACGGCTAGCCAAGGATCTCGTCCGGATACGGGTATATCCACGCAATCCCAGTCCCAAACGCAATCGATCTCGTCCGCCTCGAAGAGTGGCAAGAGTACAGCTGCTCGATCGGGGGCAACTGACACCGTGCCCAGTCTCACCAAGGAGATCAACTCTGGTCTGCTGTCCATGAAGAAGGGCTTCTCCAGCTTCATGACTTCCATTGACTCGGCCATCAAGTCGGGCACGCCCAATGACGATGCCAGTGATACCTTCTCCATACAGAGCGACATTAGCTCCGATTCGGATAACTTTGCCAACGTACTGGGCGATGACAAGACCATGGATTGCATGGATGTTATGTTCCGACTCAATCCCTTCACCACTGACAACATGAAGGCTTCGCCCGTGGAGATGGCCAGTGAAGTGTATGAGGAGCAGCCGAGTAGCTACAAAACAAACATGTCTTCCCCATCCGAGCCATCGGAAGGCAGCACCTGGCGGCGACGCGATCTGGTGTCCATGGCCACCTTCAG ATTGACCACCGTGGAGCTTATTCGTCAGCAGGAGGGCCCCAAATCTTCTGTTCGCTTGCAGGTGGCCGCCGTTTCCTGTGACGAATGTGGAGCCATTCCCTGGGATGAGTTGCAG ATCGCGCATCAAGCAAACAAG ACGAAGTTCGGAGCACGCTGCAAGGCTTGGAATCTGGCGCCATACAATCCAGAGGCTCCACCGTGCATCCGGATGCGCTTGGAGGAGACTCTGAATATGCCAAAGGAAATTGAGGGCATCATCGATCGCAAACGCATCCAGAG CTGGATCACTCACCACGCCGAGATTCGGGTGAAAGATATCAATATGGATCTGTCGATGAGCACCGTAATTGGACTGGGTGATCTGGCCGAGGATGAGCTCATTTCCCCGCCCATGCCAGTGACC GTAAATCTGGAAAATGTGCGGATCAACTTGCTTGAGGACCGCCCACCCGTAAATATTACCTCACCGGGTCCCATCCCCATAAATCTGTGCATTGGTCGCATGCGTTTGGAGCGTGACCAGAGCGGATTGCTCAACATTCAGCCTATAG ATACCAACATGAGTGACGCACAGCATCAGGCGTTGGGCAGTGCCTTATTTGGAGCACCTCGAGAACGCGATCGGGAGCTGTTATCCATGCAGCTGGTGATGCAGCAGATGAAACTGGACAACGATCAGCTGCGCCGGCAGCTTGTGGACTCCAAAGTGAATACGGATAACTATAG GCACAAGACCAAACAGGAGGCGGATGTGCTGCGATCGTATTTGAAGGCCGCCCAGGACGATATAAGCATATTGCTGGAGGAGAAGAAAGCTTTGCTGGACACCATCCGTTCCTTGCAG GTACAACTGACCTCATCGAATATGAGCCGAAAGAGTGATGGAAACAGGTAG